The Chiloscyllium punctatum isolate Juve2018m chromosome 42, sChiPun1.3, whole genome shotgun sequence genome includes a region encoding these proteins:
- the LOC140465823 gene encoding twist-related protein 2-like isoform X2, protein MRLKHQALSQGLVARNMQEDSNSPFSPVDSSSNSEGEQDSQQKRIGRKRRSGQRGHRPSTGKKGMKISPLAQSLEDIQTQRVVANVRERQRTQSLNDAFATLRKIIPTLPSDKLSKIQILKLAARYIDFLYQVLQNDELDSKVTSCNYLSHERLSYAFSVWRMEESWPLSAGP, encoded by the exons ATGCGTTTAAAACATCAAG CTCTTTCTCAGGGTTTGGTGGCTCGCAACATGCAGGAGGATTCCAACTCTCCGTTCTCTCCCGTGGACAGCTCAAGCAACAGCGAGGGAGAGCAGGACTCACAGCAGAAAAGAATCGGCAGGAAGCGGCGCTCAGGCCAAAGGGGACACAGGCCCAGCACTGGGAAGAAGGGGATGAAGATCTCTCCCCTCGCCCAGAGTCTGGAAGATATTCAAACCCAGAGGGTCGTGGCGAATGTGAGGGAACGCCAGAGGACACAGTCTCTGAACGACGCCTTTGCCACACTGCGGAAAATCATCCCGACTCTGCCCTCGGACAAACTCAGCAAAATCCAGATCCTGAAGCTTGCTGCCAGGTACATCGACTTCCTGTACCAGGTGCTGCAGAATGACGAGCTGGACAGTAAGGTGACGAGCTGCAACTACCTCTCACACGAGAGACTCAGCTACGCGTTTTCTGTCTGGCGGATGGAGGAGTCGTGGCCCTTGTCTGCTGGACCTTAG
- the LOC140465823 gene encoding twist-related protein 2-like isoform X1, with protein MWALSRILKAQTPHEPVKALSQGLVARNMQEDSNSPFSPVDSSSNSEGEQDSQQKRIGRKRRSGQRGHRPSTGKKGMKISPLAQSLEDIQTQRVVANVRERQRTQSLNDAFATLRKIIPTLPSDKLSKIQILKLAARYIDFLYQVLQNDELDSKVTSCNYLSHERLSYAFSVWRMEESWPLSAGP; from the exons ATGTGGGCCCTCTCACGGATCTTGAAAGCTCAAACCCCCCACGAACCAGTGAAAG CTCTTTCTCAGGGTTTGGTGGCTCGCAACATGCAGGAGGATTCCAACTCTCCGTTCTCTCCCGTGGACAGCTCAAGCAACAGCGAGGGAGAGCAGGACTCACAGCAGAAAAGAATCGGCAGGAAGCGGCGCTCAGGCCAAAGGGGACACAGGCCCAGCACTGGGAAGAAGGGGATGAAGATCTCTCCCCTCGCCCAGAGTCTGGAAGATATTCAAACCCAGAGGGTCGTGGCGAATGTGAGGGAACGCCAGAGGACACAGTCTCTGAACGACGCCTTTGCCACACTGCGGAAAATCATCCCGACTCTGCCCTCGGACAAACTCAGCAAAATCCAGATCCTGAAGCTTGCTGCCAGGTACATCGACTTCCTGTACCAGGTGCTGCAGAATGACGAGCTGGACAGTAAGGTGACGAGCTGCAACTACCTCTCACACGAGAGACTCAGCTACGCGTTTTCTGTCTGGCGGATGGAGGAGTCGTGGCCCTTGTCTGCTGGACCTTAG
- the LOC140465823 gene encoding twist-related protein 2-like isoform X3, whose protein sequence is MQEDSNSPFSPVDSSSNSEGEQDSQQKRIGRKRRSGQRGHRPSTGKKGMKISPLAQSLEDIQTQRVVANVRERQRTQSLNDAFATLRKIIPTLPSDKLSKIQILKLAARYIDFLYQVLQNDELDSKVTSCNYLSHERLSYAFSVWRMEESWPLSAGP, encoded by the coding sequence ATGCAGGAGGATTCCAACTCTCCGTTCTCTCCCGTGGACAGCTCAAGCAACAGCGAGGGAGAGCAGGACTCACAGCAGAAAAGAATCGGCAGGAAGCGGCGCTCAGGCCAAAGGGGACACAGGCCCAGCACTGGGAAGAAGGGGATGAAGATCTCTCCCCTCGCCCAGAGTCTGGAAGATATTCAAACCCAGAGGGTCGTGGCGAATGTGAGGGAACGCCAGAGGACACAGTCTCTGAACGACGCCTTTGCCACACTGCGGAAAATCATCCCGACTCTGCCCTCGGACAAACTCAGCAAAATCCAGATCCTGAAGCTTGCTGCCAGGTACATCGACTTCCTGTACCAGGTGCTGCAGAATGACGAGCTGGACAGTAAGGTGACGAGCTGCAACTACCTCTCACACGAGAGACTCAGCTACGCGTTTTCTGTCTGGCGGATGGAGGAGTCGTGGCCCTTGTCTGCTGGACCTTAG